TTCAGGTGACCCAAAATTAAGCAACAATTTAAAAGCAAACtatgttaaattattatcagaggaaaaaaatatatatcttgaTGTAAATAATAACAGTGAAATCAAATTGTATCAGAAAGCTCACGAAGACGTTTATCCAAGTCCTCCAATTTAGCAGCCCAATTTGCATTTATGGAGAGTGGACGAATGTTGGTGTAATTAGCAGCAGATTGTTCGGTGAGAGAGGCCACAGAGGATTCGTCCCTCCGATGCTCTTTCTTATTCTtcctgttcttcttcttccgaGCACTCGCTCTCTGCAGTGCCCAAAGTACATCTGACCCACTGATCTCTCCTTCTTGTTCTGCTAGTTTCGGAATTGGAGTCGAATTGGAACGGATAACGCCCAGAAGGGTGTGCCCCAATTTCCCACCTTTTTGGTTGGCGGTGGCGGAGACGCCGTGGCTCCGCCTCCATGAGGTGGCGGAGACGGAGGGAACGAGAACCTTCTCAAAGGGAGTGGCGTGGTTTGGACAAAACCACATGTTTTTCTCTATTCTCGTTACCTACACAGACTTCTTCgttttgaattatattattttataaaaataaagtttgcaaataaaaactattttaatgtTGCTTTCTTTTCAAGTGAACTTCATCTACACTTATAGTCACGAGATTTTAAAGAAACAAGTGTCCAAAGATTTGAATATTAGACATGTTCATGATGTtaagaaaatatcaaaattcataaaaataaaaaaatcgttttaaattttaaaaattgaaacataaataataaataaaatctccattttatatttgaaaaaattacaGTAAAATTTGTATCTTGTTTTCGTAAGAGAGAGATCTTTCAATTACTTTCATGCTCTTTGTGGTCTATAGAATGCCAATTGTCCTTATTTCTTTAGTTCGTAACATGAACCcgtgttatttattttgtccttATACATGTAATGCTTTTGCATTTTAGTCtatatttgaaaatgatttattttatatcctAGAGATTTTTAATCTGATTTTGTTTTAGTTCTGAACAATAGGAACTAAACCACgttaaaaaattgtattgtGATTAAAATGagcattttataaaaaataaaacatagaaatTATGAAGTATATATAGAAAGTAAATACacaattaaatctaaaaaaaggaaaaaacaaaataagtagataaagtTATTATTGACTATATATTAATATCCGAGATTAACTACGAGTAAACGAtgttatttataacaaaatatacaGTTGCTCAtgactataaaataaaaattatttagtagAATCCAAAGACTTCCACTTTAGTTATCTaacagataatttttttttacaggcactaagaaaattgaaaatttctttTGCATTTAGTGTTTACATTATTGCTCACTTTTATACATTGgattattttatcatacatttattaattttgtttataggAAAAATTCCTTAATAGACgtctttgataaaattattgtaaCTTGAATGTTTTGACTTATCTTGTATTAGTCTTTCCTATTTGtctttatattgatatttttttgtcattataCTTAAAATGTTTTGTGAATgatcacatttttttaactttctctATTGTTTTAACAAAATGAAGAGTACATCTTTAatcacatttaaaacatttaat
This Vigna angularis cultivar LongXiaoDou No.4 chromosome 4, ASM1680809v1, whole genome shotgun sequence DNA region includes the following protein-coding sequences:
- the LOC108322308 gene encoding uncharacterized protein LOC108322308, giving the protein MWFCPNHATPFEKVLVPSVSATSWRRSHGVSATANQKGGKLGHTLLGVIRSNSTPIPKLAEQEGEISGSDVLWALQRASARKKKNRKNKKEHRRDESSVASLTEQSAANYTNIRPLSINANWAAKLEDLDKRLRELSDTI